The Haemophilus parainfluenzae genome window below encodes:
- the hybB gene encoding Ni/Fe-hydrogenase cytochrome b subunit, producing MSNPRPVGGRLVSAAILFFAPLAVLCVLLILKRLVFGIGSVTALNGGYPWGLWIAFDLLVGTGFACGGWALAWTVYIFNKGKYHALVRPALLASLFGYSLGGLSITIDMGRYWHLPYFYIPGQFNTNSVLFETAFCMTVYIIVVTLEFAPVWLGFFGLKKWFNKLNKIMFFIIALGALLPMMHQSSMGSLMIVAGHKVHPVWQSYEALPILSLLTAFIMGFSIVIFEGSLVKAGLAGKTPDERHLFTQLARVTAGLIFCFLAVRFGELIYHDKLQMVVGFDKLTKFEAWMFWMEVWLMVLPLLTLFLGEKKSDSRWLFISALSMLLGAALWRMNYSLIMYNPGNGYQYFPSAEELLISIGFVSIEVCAYILIIRLFPVLPVFKEKHTEDSEKIIAEKAAFSKKVSGAE from the coding sequence ACGTTTAGTGTTTGGTATTGGTTCCGTGACCGCACTTAATGGCGGTTATCCTTGGGGTTTATGGATTGCCTTTGACTTACTTGTCGGTACAGGATTTGCCTGTGGTGGTTGGGCGCTCGCTTGGACCGTGTACATTTTCAATAAAGGGAAATATCACGCCCTTGTTCGCCCAGCATTGCTTGCAAGTTTATTCGGCTATTCCCTTGGTGGTTTATCTATCACCATTGATATGGGACGTTATTGGCATTTGCCATATTTCTACATTCCAGGGCAGTTCAACACGAATTCCGTTCTATTTGAAACGGCATTTTGTATGACGGTGTATATCATCGTGGTGACCCTAGAGTTTGCTCCTGTATGGCTTGGTTTCTTCGGCTTGAAAAAATGGTTTAATAAACTCAATAAAATCATGTTTTTCATTATTGCCTTGGGTGCCTTGTTACCAATGATGCACCAATCCTCTATGGGTTCCTTGATGATTGTAGCGGGTCACAAAGTCCATCCGGTATGGCAAAGCTATGAAGCGCTACCAATTCTCTCCTTGCTGACAGCTTTCATTATGGGCTTCTCTATTGTGATTTTTGAGGGTTCTTTAGTTAAAGCGGGTCTTGCAGGAAAAACACCAGATGAACGCCATTTATTTACTCAATTGGCACGCGTTACCGCAGGATTAATTTTCTGTTTCTTAGCGGTGCGTTTTGGTGAGTTGATTTATCACGACAAACTGCAAATGGTTGTGGGTTTCGATAAATTAACTAAATTTGAAGCATGGATGTTCTGGATGGAAGTCTGGTTGATGGTATTACCGTTACTTACCCTCTTCCTCGGGGAGAAAAAATCAGATTCCCGTTGGTTATTTATTTCGGCATTAAGCATGTTACTCGGTGCAGCATTATGGCGTATGAACTACTCGCTTATCATGTATAATCCGGGCAACGGCTATCAATATTTCCCGTCTGCGGAAGAATTGCTTATTTCAATCGGCTTCGTTTCTATTGAAGTATGTGCCTATATTTTAATCATTCGTCTATTCCCTGTATTACCGGTATTTAAAGAAAAACATACCGAAGACTCAGAAAAAATTATTGCCGAAAAAGCGGCATTCAGCAAAAAAGTTAGCGGAGCAGAATAA
- the hybC gene encoding hydrogenase 2 large subunit: protein MSIDPITRIEGHLRIDCEIENGVVTNAWSSGTMWRGMENIVKGADPRDAWMIMQRICGVCTTVHAIISVRAVEDAISAKVPVNAQYIRNMILAAHTIHDHIVHFYQLSAMDWVDITSALKADPEKAADMLKGVSTWSLNSANEFRNVQKKIQALVDSGQLGIFANGYFGHAAMKLPPEVNLIAVAHYLQALECQRDANRVVALLGSKTPHIQNLAIGGVANPINLDSQAVLNQERLMFVKACIDRLTDFINQVYKVDAAVFAAYYPEWLSLGKTSGNYLSVPEYPIDADNSKFMLKGGYIENGDLSTFRPIDQQKDEFVVKGIKESGKHAWYEDDEPLEPWAGLTRPKYTGWQDDGKYSWVKAPTFYGKVVEVGPLAYLMCGLAANDTPTVSHFNELKGIYEKLTGNTLTTDQLHSTLGRIIGRTVHCCAINDILSAQWQMLIDNIAKGDMTAYIKTDIPANGEFRGVGFGEVPRGMLSHWVVIKDGRIENYQAVVPSTWNAGPRNEQDQMGPYELSIIGTPVADPTKPLEVVRTIHSFDPCMSCAVHVVNTENGEVTEVKVL from the coding sequence ATCTCAATTGACCCAATTACCCGTATTGAGGGTCATTTACGTATTGATTGTGAAATTGAAAATGGCGTCGTCACCAATGCTTGGTCATCTGGTACCATGTGGCGTGGTATGGAAAATATCGTAAAAGGTGCCGACCCACGTGATGCATGGATGATTATGCAACGTATCTGTGGCGTATGCACCACAGTACACGCGATTATCAGCGTACGTGCCGTAGAAGATGCTATCAGTGCTAAAGTTCCCGTAAATGCACAGTACATTCGTAACATGATTCTTGCTGCACATACCATTCATGACCATATTGTGCATTTCTATCAACTCTCCGCCATGGACTGGGTAGATATCACTTCTGCCTTAAAAGCAGATCCGGAAAAAGCGGCTGATATGCTAAAAGGCGTGTCCACATGGTCATTAAACAGTGCTAACGAATTCCGCAATGTACAGAAAAAAATTCAAGCATTAGTGGACAGCGGACAACTTGGTATTTTCGCTAACGGTTATTTCGGTCATGCTGCAATGAAACTTCCACCAGAAGTAAACCTCATTGCCGTAGCCCACTATTTGCAAGCGCTTGAATGTCAACGTGATGCTAACCGTGTAGTCGCATTACTCGGTAGTAAAACACCACACATTCAAAACTTGGCGATTGGTGGTGTAGCAAACCCAATTAACTTAGATTCCCAAGCAGTACTAAACCAAGAACGTCTTATGTTCGTGAAAGCTTGTATCGATCGCCTAACTGACTTCATTAACCAAGTGTATAAAGTAGATGCAGCAGTATTTGCGGCTTACTACCCTGAATGGTTAAGCTTAGGCAAAACATCTGGCAACTACTTATCTGTACCAGAATACCCAATTGATGCAGATAACTCTAAATTCATGTTAAAAGGTGGTTATATCGAAAACGGCGATTTATCGACTTTCCGTCCAATTGATCAACAAAAAGATGAATTCGTTGTAAAAGGCATTAAAGAAAGTGGTAAACACGCTTGGTACGAAGACGATGAGCCATTAGAACCTTGGGCGGGTTTAACTCGTCCGAAATACACAGGCTGGCAAGATGATGGTAAATACTCTTGGGTAAAAGCACCGACATTCTACGGTAAAGTTGTCGAAGTAGGTCCTCTCGCCTATTTAATGTGTGGTTTGGCCGCAAATGACACGCCAACCGTTAGCCATTTCAATGAATTAAAAGGCATCTATGAAAAATTGACCGGTAATACTTTAACCACCGATCAATTACATTCTACCCTTGGACGTATTATCGGTCGTACCGTGCATTGCTGTGCGATCAACGACATTTTAAGCGCTCAATGGCAAATGCTCATTGATAATATTGCTAAAGGTGATATGACGGCTTATATCAAAACAGATATTCCAGCAAACGGTGAATTCCGTGGTGTTGGTTTCGGTGAAGTACCACGCGGTATGCTTTCTCACTGGGTTGTGATCAAAGACGGTCGCATCGAAAACTATCAAGCGGTTGTACCATCCACATGGAATGCCGGTCCGCGTAATGAACAAGACCAAATGGGTCCCTATGAGCTTTCCATTATTGGTACACCGGTGGCAGATCCGACTAAACCATTGGAAGTGGTTCGAACCATTCACTCATTCGACCCTTGTATGTCATGCGCCGTACATGTAGTTAATACCGAAAACGGTGAAGTGACTGAAGTGAAGGTGTTGTAA
- a CDS encoding HyaD/HybD family hydrogenase maturation endopeptidase, which yields MKPLILGVGNILLSDEGVGVRVVQELEKRPKIQPHFDIIDGGTCGMELLDAMANREHLIIVDAVLANKQPGEIIVLHDEQVPTFFSRKISPHQLGICDVLSAMKLTDEFPKHLCLIGIQPESLESGIGLTETIQNMLPKVFETLNQVIKEYGLNLDSSL from the coding sequence ATGAAGCCGTTAATTCTTGGTGTCGGCAATATTTTGTTAAGTGATGAAGGTGTCGGTGTACGCGTTGTGCAGGAGCTTGAAAAACGTCCTAAAATTCAACCGCACTTTGACATCATCGATGGTGGAACTTGTGGCATGGAATTACTGGATGCGATGGCAAATCGCGAGCATTTGATTATTGTTGATGCTGTGCTTGCTAACAAACAACCAGGTGAGATTATCGTGTTGCATGACGAGCAAGTGCCAACCTTTTTCTCTCGCAAAATTTCACCACACCAACTCGGCATTTGTGATGTACTTTCTGCGATGAAATTGACGGATGAATTTCCAAAACACCTTTGCCTTATCGGCATCCAACCAGAATCACTAGAATCTGGAATTGGTTTGACGGAAACAATACAAAACATGTTGCCAAAGGTTTTTGAAACGTTAAATCAAGTCATTAAGGAATACGGTTTGAATCTAGATTCCTCTCTTTAG